Genomic window (Nicotiana sylvestris chromosome 7, ASM39365v2, whole genome shotgun sequence):
ATTCTGGAGAAGACTTATCCGGGGTCTATAATTAAATTGAAGAAGACGGACGATGACTGCTTCTTGTATGTATTTGTTGCGATTTGTACGTCAATCAGTGGTTGAGAATATTGTAGGCCAGTTGTAGTAGTTGATGGGACCTTCTTAAAGTCAGCATACAGGGGAATAATGCCAACAGCTATTATAATAGATGCAACATGTATTGTAAATttattgtagatatattgtagcTTGTCTGTTTATTGTAGTACTTGTAAATTTATTGTAGAAATATTGTAGCTTGTCTGTTTATTGTAGTACTTGTAAATTTATTGTAGATATATTATTAAAAAGTTGTAGTTTGTATGTATATGTTTTCCTCTGCATTTTTCTTGCAGTCAATTAATTGCTTTTTGCCACATAATGTAGGTACCATATTACCATTGGCATATGTTGTTGTTGATTCAGAAAATGATGCATCATGGAAGTGGTTTTTTGAGAAACTCAAACATGCATATGGTGAAAGACCAAATATGTGTGTTGTTTCGGATCAGAATGAGAGTATCTTGAAGGcaacatctattgtttattctGGCATGCTACATTATTCTTGCATGCggcatatttggacaaatataaggGCAAAGTTCAAGAAGGGTCATCTAAAGTTAAGCGAATTATACTTTGCCACGGCACGATCATACACGcttgatgaatttaatgaaaggatgtcaaagattgaagagttTGACCCGCGTGTTCTAGCATACTTATACAatattggctatcatagatggtCTCGAGTACATGCTACGGTGAACAGAACTTGGACTATGACATCAAACATTGCAGAGTCGTTGAATGTTGTAACAAAAGATGCAAGAGAGCTGCCGATAGTAGAACTATTAGAATATATGAGGACTCTTCTTAAACGTTGGACTAATGAAAAGTTATTGAAAGCAAATGGTACATTTACATACCTTGGAATTAAATTCAACAAAGAGTTGGATGACAATAGAACATTGTCGCACAAGCTTAAAGTAAGATCTGACCATTTATTGCatcaaaataaaatatcaaaagtcaatgtagataatttgtagatattttgtatttAACCGTATATGAATTGTTTTTTGTTTGTAATGTAATTGTAGGTGAGGACTTCAACAGATTACATCCATACAGTACTAGATGGTGTGAGACGCTATATTGTTTATCTTGAAAATAAGAGATGTAGTTGTGGGCAATTCCAGCTTGATGAACTTCCTTGTCCACATGCTTTGGCTGCTTTAAGGCACAGAGATGAGTCTTATGAACAATATTGTTCTCCTTATTACACAAGGGAGAGCCTCTTGCGTACTTATGAAATACCAGTAAATCCCCTACTTGATGAAAGCAAATGAAATATGCCACAACATATAACTGAAGAAGTTGTAAATCCACCTTCAGGTGGAAAAAGACAGTCAGGAAGACCTCAAAAACAAAGATACAAAACATATGATGAAGTAAATCAAAGAAGTACAAGGTTTTATGTGGCAACTGCGGAGTAGAAGGGTataacaaaagatcttgcaagaattctcacaaaaagaaataaaattttatGTAGTAAACTGATTTTTTCATAAAAATTGTTGATGAATTCAAGAGAATTATATTTTATGTGTAATAGTTGAGGCACCTTCAACTCTTAATGCAGTTAgtttgaaattattttgtttaattagtaTTCTGTATTGAGTTAATACTTTCATAGCTTGATTGGTTTGTGAATGAtttctatatatataaaacaCAATTGTTTTATTATCTCTAGCACCCATCGATAGTTGTTAATGATccctacaatttatctacaaaaaaactacaaaataactacataaTCTGGAGTTGACAGAGTAActatataataattaagttgaaaaGGAGTTAACCAGTAACAATAATTAGATCAAGTACTGTTTACtttcaacaagtgaatataaaAACAATAGAATGTTTCCCCATTGATCGAACTACTATActggataaaataaaaaaacaaaaggtaaaataATTGTAGCACAAATCTGCTACAATTAAACTTCAACAATCTTGTTCATAAACTTGTCTACTATTTTTCTACAAAACTAGTTGCAACTAAACAATTTAACTACATGTTCCATACAAAAAATTGTAACTAATTCTTCTTCCTCAGGACTTGTATTTTCTCGTTCACAACTGGTGCACCTTTTTTCCTTGCTAATCTGTCAGTAACCTCACTTTCACTAATTGCACGATTCTCTTGCTTCTTCCTAGCATAGACCCACAGTAGCACTCCATAGCGTCTACGATGTTGATCAATATCAGAAAGGTCATTCGCAGGAACTACTAGGTCTCTAATGCTGACATACTCTGCAAAGGCAGCAACATATACACCACAGTCGCTGCAAAAATAAATGTGTCAATATTTAGCAAACAATGAACAAAAAAATGTTAAATAGATAGAAAGAAATAAGATTTTTCATACAGTGATCCTTCTTTTTGATGGGGTATCTCTCCGACGATCCACTGAATGTCAATAGGGTCGGTAACAACTTTTTCAATGTATGCCTTTGTGTTCTTAAAGTTGATGTCTGAACGCTTGCCATAAAAACCGGTGCATGACATGTAAAGGGGGATCATAACAGAAAACTTGGTGACTACAGATTCAACAATAGTGTGATTATGTGAAGAGACCATAAAATCATACACATAAAGAACCTTATCGGCAATGTCAAAAATAACCAACAACCAACGAAATTTTTCTACAATGTTGACGGGCATGATCACATAATCAAATTGATCCCATGCAACATTTGCGAGTAATTTGTACCCCAACATGTATTCTGCTACGACGTCCTGGGGTTTGACAACAACAAACTTCTTTTCTTGAGGAGAATTGATGAACTTATTATAAATTTGTTCAATTCTAGTCTTGAACATACAATCAATGGTAATAAACCTTATCTTGTTGTGGGGGCCATACTTTCCTCTTTTCCTCAAGTAGTACATTATAACATCAATGTGCTGCAACAAAAATAGATTGCATTTAATTTATTCCTTTTGGTAATtatctacaaaataactacaattacATTTTGTTTTAAATCGGTATTATAAATTATCTACAGAATATCCACAGAAAAAATacaattttatttgtttttaatCATTATTACAAATTATCTACGATATATATACAAACTAAGTACAATTCCGTTCGATATTAGGCATtaatacaaattatctacaaaacaTCTACAATATACCTACAATTCAGTTTGTTGGTAAGCATTTATACATAATATCTTGAATATATCTACACAATAACTACATATACTGGAGATGGCACTATAACAGTGTTATAgatacaaataaaaaaaattcaacaaaATAACTACATATTTTTTAGTATGAGTTTATCGAGTGGTTGAGGACTTATCCGGGGTGTGCCATATTATAGAACCACTCCTTTTTATCAATCTTTTCCACTCCAAGATCAAACCATGGCTTAATTTGGTTATCCTTTATAAAATATAGAACCTTCCTCCTATTTAAACaaatagaaattaaaataaatttgttGAATGAAGTAGATATCTAAAAGATGAATATTGGAATCAAAGGGTCAAATTGTGAAAAGTAACCTTTTTGAAGCTGTGTCGGTACCAAAGTATAACCACTTGTTGAATTCTTCCAACAAATCAGGATCAACATCTTGACCAATAACACTAGTAAATGGGTGCTTCAGGTGATAAATTGGAGGTCCAACCAAAGTGCTACCACCAGAACTGTATAAAGGGAGAAATGGTGATCAGACATGCTTTCCAGGCTGCCTTGTTCTACCTTGATGCACAGGTGTTGTTTTATCTTGGTTAGGATCGCCGAACTTAACCAACTAGGAGAAGTTATATGGCAGCTCAAAATCATCAAGTGTAACCTCCTTCTTCTCACCTTTGGAGTCGCCCGAATCACCTACATTTACATACTCGGCTTCTTCACCTACATTAACATCTTCCTCATTCTTCTGTTATCCTTAAATTGTTACTGTGACTCCATAAATTGGAGATTGTGCATGCATATCTTCCCTCACTGTTACATTTAGTATATCTAGCTTAATAGAATAGTAAAAAAATTGAAACAGAAAGCAAAAATTTCTGAATACAATTTGATACATGCATTTTCTTCATCAACTGCACCTTCAAAATGGGAATATAAATCAACACGTGCCGGAAGATTCTCATTATTTTCCATGTCATTCACATGCCTTGTTTTTTCATTAAAGAATTTGAATTATAATGGATAGTAGTTGCTTGACAGTTTTAGGAGATATGTAGTTATATTATAGAGATATACATATATCTGtaacgaccctaaacccggactgggtcgtgatgacgcctctcgtgaaaacaaggccagccgacacttctcatatccaattattaacagttaaaccgtaaaaaataaatctaaagcatgataagataatccaaaATTAACAAATAATAGCATGATTcgcggaaaataacccaacacagcccgataccggggtgtcactagtcatgagaatctaaacaatccggaatactccaaatcaaactacagagtttaatacagaaaaccaagaacatgaagaagtaagatagggaagagctccgggctgcgaatgccaatagctacctagagactcctcggatacGCCTGAGCCGGAATGATCAGCACTTGGGAGCGGAACCAGATACACCTAAATCTGCAcatatggtgcagggagtaaagtgagtactccaactcagtgagtaataatcataaataaagactgaaagcagaaaatcacgtaaggcacaaaagcatgctataatgaagcagtaaaaccattaaaacagtaaaccagtgaaagataggtaaaaatcctttaactcaaatttaactttatgaaaagccttttacaacaattaagcatggtaattgacaggaaattaagaaaagataaacacataaaggttcgcccctcgggcacagtatcaacaaattcacccctcgggcaacatctcagaacaataccagcccctcgggctcaatctcagaacagtacAATCCCCTCAAGCTCAATCTCAGATCACAATGGGTTCCcgagctcactgggggtgtacagactcctggaggggccccttacgacccaagcgtaATATTAAGCCActtcgtggcatcatcactaggccctcagcctcatatcaatcaagccacctcgtggcgtacatatcgcAGGCACtaggcctcataatcagtatcaaatgtttcctcacaacataggccctcggccttactcagtcaaaatcctcacaagccactcatgcaatagtaaaacatgattctcagcctaAAAATATCATtgaaaagatcatgtaagtgttaaaacagagtaaccatggctgagtacgaaaaatagtgaaatacaacatgactgaattcaagtataaagtcaaaacagtgaggaaataccagtaaaaatccctgaagggttcaaatagttggcacaaggcccaaatatggcattcagcccaattatgatgatagcaaatagatttcaatcaaatacgcggtaaaatagtcattcgggacggactaagtcacaatccccaacagtgcacaaccctacgctcgtcatcaagcgtgtgcgtcacctcaatatagcaccacgatgtgcaaattcggggttaatttcataccctcaaaacatcatttacaatcattactcacctcgaaccggtaaAATCTCTAACttgcgacacctttgcccctcgaatcggcctccactcacgtcgaatctatccaaaatcagaataaggacgtcaaaatatgctaagggaacgaagcctaagtgaaaataatcaaaatacgacacaaatcccaaaattaccaaaacacgATCtctaggcccacatctcggaattcaataatttttacatcaataggttccttatctccccacgagttcatacatatcaaaagttctgaaatccaatctcaaatggtccttcaattCCTCAATcaaagccctagtttccccaattttagcccttaaattccat
Coding sequences:
- the LOC104233525 gene encoding uncharacterized protein; translation: MGVRVYMETEKENKSLGIYPRCITLIDIPTSPAIVEYESIIITESTPSVIEVGQEYQDKQTIASAMKHYSVMNKFQFRVKRSSARSYWLVCVGKNCTWHFKATSINDSAMFKIRKFNSLHTCSLMDNTFIQRKPTAMVVGSMVIPKYADPKTIYTPKDIQTDMLSEHGVNLTYMQAWRAKEKSINCFLPHNVGTILPLAYVVVDSENDASWKWFFEKLKHAYGERPNMCVVSDQNESILKATSIVYSGMLHYSCMRHIWTNIRAKFKKGHLKLSELYFATARSYTLDEFNERMSKIEEFDPRVLAYLYNIGYHRWSRVHATVNRTWTMTSNIAESLNVVTKDARELPIVELLEYMRTLLKRWTNEKLLKANGTFTYLGIKFNKELDDNRTLSHKLKVRTSTDYIHTVLDGVRRYIVYLENKRCSCGQFQLDELPCPHALAALRHRDESYEQYCSPYYTRESLLRTYEIPVNPLLDESK